A region of Ictidomys tridecemlineatus isolate mIctTri1 chromosome 4, mIctTri1.hap1, whole genome shotgun sequence DNA encodes the following proteins:
- the Dnajc4 gene encoding dnaJ homolog subfamily C member 4 isoform X2 — protein MRARGRYLRRCRKWRRLRSSCPPAAMLPLLPLRLCRLWPRSPPTRLLAAASGQRSGPRNYYELLGVHPGASAEEVKRAFFTKSKELHPDRDPGNPALHSRFVELNEAYRVLSREQTRRSYDHQLRSASSPKSPGTTAHPKSAQQTQSSWEPPNAQYWAQFHDVRPQGPQTRQQQYKHNQRVLGYCLLLMLAGMGLHYAAFRHCWGKVPTYVIQREILEQGGGGFRNCRNWSIRVNTKGLAGSWSRYTGASWMRRIGSSQPSTTTRGPGPGPTEPGSSRSAGKGSSSRYPLGIPKVQGLCLPAPAPEGLT, from the exons ATGAGAGCTCGGGGGCGGTACCTGCGGAGGTGCAGGAAATGGCGGCGACTGCGGAGTTC ctgtcctccagcCGCCATGCTGCCCCTGTTGCCCCTGCGCCTCTGCCGGCTGTGGCCCCGCAGCCCTCCCACCCGGCTCCTCGCAGCGGCCTCTGGGCAGCG GTCTGGCCCCAGGAATTATTATGAACTATTGGGCGTGCATCCTGGTGCCAGCGCTGAAGAAGTTAAACGAGCTTTCTTTACCAAGTCCAAGGAG CTGCATCCTGACCGAGACCCTGGGAACCCGGCCCTGCACAGCCGTTTTGTGGAGCTGAATGAGGCATATCGTGTGCTCAGCCGTGAGCAGACCCGCCGAAGCTATGACCACCAGCTCCGATCAGCTAGCTCCCCCAAATCTCCAGGGACCACAGCCCATCCCAAGTCTGCCCAACAAACACAGAG CTCCTGGGAACCTCCCAATGCACAATACTGGGCCCAGTTTCATGATGTAAGGCCACAGGGGCCCCAGACGAGGCAGCAGCAGTACAAACACAATCAGCGGGTCCTGGGGTACTGCCTCCTGCTCATGCTGGCTGGCATGGGCCTGCACTATGCTGCTTTCAG GCACTGTTGGGGCAAGGTTCCTACATATGTAATACAGAGAGAGATCCTGGAACAGGGTGGAGGAGGCTTCAGGAACTGCAGGAACTGGAGTATCAGGGTTAACACCAAAGGTCTTGCAGGAAGTTGGAGCAGATACACCGGAGCTTCATGGATGAGAAGGATCGGATCATCACAGCCATCTACAACGACACGCGGGCCAGGGCCAG GGCCAACAGAGCCAGGCTCCAGCAGGAGCGCCGGCAAAGGCAGCAGCAGCCGCTACCCTCTGGGCATCCCCAAGGTCCAGGGATTGTGCCTCCCAGCACCGGCCCCTGAGGGGCTCACCTAG
- the Dnajc4 gene encoding dnaJ homolog subfamily C member 4 isoform X3: MLPLLPLRLCRLWPRSPPTRLLAAASGQRSGPRNYYELLGVHPGASAEEVKRAFFTKSKELHPDRDPGNPALHSRFVELNEAYRVLSREQTRRSYDHQLRSASSPKSPGTTAHPKSAQQTQSSSWEPPNAQYWAQFHDVRPQGPQTRQQQYKHNQRVLGYCLLLMLAGMGLHYAAFRHCWGKVPTYVIQREILEQGGGGFRNCRNWSIRVNTKGLAGSWSRYTGASWMRRIGSSQPSTTTRGPGPGPTEPGSSRSAGKGSSSRYPLGIPKVQGLCLPAPAPEGLT; encoded by the exons ATGCTGCCCCTGTTGCCCCTGCGCCTCTGCCGGCTGTGGCCCCGCAGCCCTCCCACCCGGCTCCTCGCAGCGGCCTCTGGGCAGCG GTCTGGCCCCAGGAATTATTATGAACTATTGGGCGTGCATCCTGGTGCCAGCGCTGAAGAAGTTAAACGAGCTTTCTTTACCAAGTCCAAGGAG CTGCATCCTGACCGAGACCCTGGGAACCCGGCCCTGCACAGCCGTTTTGTGGAGCTGAATGAGGCATATCGTGTGCTCAGCCGTGAGCAGACCCGCCGAAGCTATGACCACCAGCTCCGATCAGCTAGCTCCCCCAAATCTCCAGGGACCACAGCCCATCCCAAGTCTGCCCAACAAACACAGAG CAGCTCCTGGGAACCTCCCAATGCACAATACTGGGCCCAGTTTCATGATGTAAGGCCACAGGGGCCCCAGACGAGGCAGCAGCAGTACAAACACAATCAGCGGGTCCTGGGGTACTGCCTCCTGCTCATGCTGGCTGGCATGGGCCTGCACTATGCTGCTTTCAG GCACTGTTGGGGCAAGGTTCCTACATATGTAATACAGAGAGAGATCCTGGAACAGGGTGGAGGAGGCTTCAGGAACTGCAGGAACTGGAGTATCAGGGTTAACACCAAAGGTCTTGCAGGAAGTTGGAGCAGATACACCGGAGCTTCATGGATGAGAAGGATCGGATCATCACAGCCATCTACAACGACACGCGGGCCAGGGCCAG GGCCAACAGAGCCAGGCTCCAGCAGGAGCGCCGGCAAAGGCAGCAGCAGCCGCTACCCTCTGGGCATCCCCAAGGTCCAGGGATTGTGCCTCCCAGCACCGGCCCCTGAGGGGCTCACCTAG
- the Nudt22 gene encoding uridine diphosphate glucose pyrophosphatase NUDT22 isoform X2 → MDPEVSLLLQCPPGGLPQNLVGVELSPAHDRRPLPGGDKTIAAIWEARLQAQPWLFNAPKFRLHSATLASTDSPGPQLLLRLGLTSYQDFLGTNWASSASWLQQQGAMDWGDKQAYLADPLGVGAALITADGFLVFLRRSWQVAEAPGMVDVPGGHPEPQALCPGDSPQHKDLPGELVVRELFSSVLQEICDEVNLPLLTLSQPLLLGIARNETSAGRASAEFYVQCSLTSEEVRNYYLSGGPEAHESTGIIFVETQRVQRLQETEMWAELCPSAKGAILLYNRVRGSPT, encoded by the exons ATGGATCCTGAGGTATCCCTGCTGCTTCAGTGCCCTCCTGGGGGGCTGCCCCAGAACCTTGTAGGAGTGGAGCTGAGCCCAGCCCATGACCGGCGCCCACTACCAGGAGGGGACAAGACCATCGCTGCCATCTGGGAAGCCCGGCTACAGGCCCAACCCTGGCTCTTCAATGCCCCCAAGTTCCGCCTGCATTCAGCTACACTGGCATCCACTGACTCTCCTGGTCCACAGCTGCTTCTGCGCCTGGGCCTTACTTCCTACCAAGATTTCCTGGGCACCAATTGGGCCAGCTCAGCCTCCTGGCTGCAACAGCAGGGAGCCATGGATTGGGGTGACAAGCAGGCCTATCTGGCAGACCCACTGGGGGTTGGTGCCGCACTAATCACAGCTGATGGCTTCCTTGTCTTCCTGCGGCGCTCTTGGCAGGTGGCCGAGGCCCCTGGGATGGTGGATGTCCCTGGTGGGCACCCTGAGCCTCAG GCTCTGTGCCCTGGTGACAGCCCCCAGCACAAGGACCTCCCGGGGGAACTGGTGGTACGTGAGCTCTTCTCCAGTGTCCTACAAGAGATCTGTGATGAG GTGAATCTGCCGCTGCTCACCCTGAGCCAACCCCTGCTGTTGGGCATTGCCCGAAATGAGACCAGCGCCGGCCGTGCCAGTGCCGAGTTCTATGTCCA GTGCAGCCTGACTTCTGAGGAGGTGAGGAACTACTATCTGAGTGGGGGACCTGAGGCCCACGAGTCTACAGGAATCATCTTTGTGGAGACACAG AGAGTGCAGAGATTGCAGGAGACAGAGATGTGGGCTGAGCTCTGCCCCTCGGCCAAAGGCGCCATCCTTCTCTACAACCGAGTTCGGGGAAGTCCCACCTGA
- the Dnajc4 gene encoding dnaJ homolog subfamily C member 4 isoform X4 — protein MRARGRYLRRCRKWRRLRSSCPPAAMLPLLPLRLCRLWPRSPPTRLLAAASGQRSGPRNYYELLGVHPGASAEEVKRAFFTKSKELHPDRDPGNPALHSRFVELNEAYRVLSREQTRRSYDHQLRSASSPKSPGTTAHPKSAQQTQSSSWEPPNAQYWAQFHDVRPQGPQTRQQQYKHNQRVLGYCLLLMLAGMGLHYAAFRKLEQIHRSFMDEKDRIITAIYNDTRARARANRARLQQERRQRQQQPLPSGHPQGPGIVPPSTGP, from the exons ATGAGAGCTCGGGGGCGGTACCTGCGGAGGTGCAGGAAATGGCGGCGACTGCGGAGTTC ctgtcctccagcCGCCATGCTGCCCCTGTTGCCCCTGCGCCTCTGCCGGCTGTGGCCCCGCAGCCCTCCCACCCGGCTCCTCGCAGCGGCCTCTGGGCAGCG GTCTGGCCCCAGGAATTATTATGAACTATTGGGCGTGCATCCTGGTGCCAGCGCTGAAGAAGTTAAACGAGCTTTCTTTACCAAGTCCAAGGAG CTGCATCCTGACCGAGACCCTGGGAACCCGGCCCTGCACAGCCGTTTTGTGGAGCTGAATGAGGCATATCGTGTGCTCAGCCGTGAGCAGACCCGCCGAAGCTATGACCACCAGCTCCGATCAGCTAGCTCCCCCAAATCTCCAGGGACCACAGCCCATCCCAAGTCTGCCCAACAAACACAGAG CAGCTCCTGGGAACCTCCCAATGCACAATACTGGGCCCAGTTTCATGATGTAAGGCCACAGGGGCCCCAGACGAGGCAGCAGCAGTACAAACACAATCAGCGGGTCCTGGGGTACTGCCTCCTGCTCATGCTGGCTGGCATGGGCCTGCACTATGCTGCTTTCAG GAAGTTGGAGCAGATACACCGGAGCTTCATGGATGAGAAGGATCGGATCATCACAGCCATCTACAACGACACGCGGGCCAGGGCCAG GGCCAACAGAGCCAGGCTCCAGCAGGAGCGCCGGCAAAGGCAGCAGCAGCCGCTACCCTCTGGGCATCCCCAAGGTCCAGGGATTGTGCCTCCCAGCACCGGCCCCTGA
- the Dnajc4 gene encoding dnaJ homolog subfamily C member 4 isoform X6, which produces MRARGRYLRRCRKWRRLRSSCPPAAMLPLLPLRLCRLWPRSPPTRLLAAASGQRSGPRNYYELLGVHPGASAEEVKRAFFTKSKELHPDRDPGNPALHSRFVELNEAYRVLSREQTRRSYDHQLRSASSPKSPGTTAHPKSAQQTQSSWEPPNAQYWAQFHDVRPQGPQTRQQQYKHNQRVLGYCLLLMLAGMGLHYAAFRKLEQIHRSFMDEKDRIITAIYNDTRARARANRARLQQERRQRQQQPLPSGHPQGPGIVPPSTGP; this is translated from the exons ATGAGAGCTCGGGGGCGGTACCTGCGGAGGTGCAGGAAATGGCGGCGACTGCGGAGTTC ctgtcctccagcCGCCATGCTGCCCCTGTTGCCCCTGCGCCTCTGCCGGCTGTGGCCCCGCAGCCCTCCCACCCGGCTCCTCGCAGCGGCCTCTGGGCAGCG GTCTGGCCCCAGGAATTATTATGAACTATTGGGCGTGCATCCTGGTGCCAGCGCTGAAGAAGTTAAACGAGCTTTCTTTACCAAGTCCAAGGAG CTGCATCCTGACCGAGACCCTGGGAACCCGGCCCTGCACAGCCGTTTTGTGGAGCTGAATGAGGCATATCGTGTGCTCAGCCGTGAGCAGACCCGCCGAAGCTATGACCACCAGCTCCGATCAGCTAGCTCCCCCAAATCTCCAGGGACCACAGCCCATCCCAAGTCTGCCCAACAAACACAGAG CTCCTGGGAACCTCCCAATGCACAATACTGGGCCCAGTTTCATGATGTAAGGCCACAGGGGCCCCAGACGAGGCAGCAGCAGTACAAACACAATCAGCGGGTCCTGGGGTACTGCCTCCTGCTCATGCTGGCTGGCATGGGCCTGCACTATGCTGCTTTCAG GAAGTTGGAGCAGATACACCGGAGCTTCATGGATGAGAAGGATCGGATCATCACAGCCATCTACAACGACACGCGGGCCAGGGCCAG GGCCAACAGAGCCAGGCTCCAGCAGGAGCGCCGGCAAAGGCAGCAGCAGCCGCTACCCTCTGGGCATCCCCAAGGTCCAGGGATTGTGCCTCCCAGCACCGGCCCCTGA
- the Nudt22 gene encoding uridine diphosphate glucose pyrophosphatase NUDT22 isoform X1: protein MRSLGIKGRALPLRGKGAEPAGPAGRCPVQAMDPEVSLLLQCPPGGLPQNLVGVELSPAHDRRPLPGGDKTIAAIWEARLQAQPWLFNAPKFRLHSATLASTDSPGPQLLLRLGLTSYQDFLGTNWASSASWLQQQGAMDWGDKQAYLADPLGVGAALITADGFLVFLRRSWQVAEAPGMVDVPGGHPEPQALCPGDSPQHKDLPGELVVRELFSSVLQEICDEVNLPLLTLSQPLLLGIARNETSAGRASAEFYVQCSLTSEEVRNYYLSGGPEAHESTGIIFVETQRVQRLQETEMWAELCPSAKGAILLYNRVRGSPT from the exons ATGAGAAGCCTTGGAATAAAGGGGCGGGCACTTCCGCTTCGGGGGAAAGGGGCGGAGCCTGCGGGCCCAGCCGGCCG CTGTCCTGTCCAGGCCATGGATCCTGAGGTATCCCTGCTGCTTCAGTGCCCTCCTGGGGGGCTGCCCCAGAACCTTGTAGGAGTGGAGCTGAGCCCAGCCCATGACCGGCGCCCACTACCAGGAGGGGACAAGACCATCGCTGCCATCTGGGAAGCCCGGCTACAGGCCCAACCCTGGCTCTTCAATGCCCCCAAGTTCCGCCTGCATTCAGCTACACTGGCATCCACTGACTCTCCTGGTCCACAGCTGCTTCTGCGCCTGGGCCTTACTTCCTACCAAGATTTCCTGGGCACCAATTGGGCCAGCTCAGCCTCCTGGCTGCAACAGCAGGGAGCCATGGATTGGGGTGACAAGCAGGCCTATCTGGCAGACCCACTGGGGGTTGGTGCCGCACTAATCACAGCTGATGGCTTCCTTGTCTTCCTGCGGCGCTCTTGGCAGGTGGCCGAGGCCCCTGGGATGGTGGATGTCCCTGGTGGGCACCCTGAGCCTCAG GCTCTGTGCCCTGGTGACAGCCCCCAGCACAAGGACCTCCCGGGGGAACTGGTGGTACGTGAGCTCTTCTCCAGTGTCCTACAAGAGATCTGTGATGAG GTGAATCTGCCGCTGCTCACCCTGAGCCAACCCCTGCTGTTGGGCATTGCCCGAAATGAGACCAGCGCCGGCCGTGCCAGTGCCGAGTTCTATGTCCA GTGCAGCCTGACTTCTGAGGAGGTGAGGAACTACTATCTGAGTGGGGGACCTGAGGCCCACGAGTCTACAGGAATCATCTTTGTGGAGACACAG AGAGTGCAGAGATTGCAGGAGACAGAGATGTGGGCTGAGCTCTGCCCCTCGGCCAAAGGCGCCATCCTTCTCTACAACCGAGTTCGGGGAAGTCCCACCTGA
- the Dnajc4 gene encoding dnaJ homolog subfamily C member 4 isoform X1 yields MRARGRYLRRCRKWRRLRSSCPPAAMLPLLPLRLCRLWPRSPPTRLLAAASGQRSGPRNYYELLGVHPGASAEEVKRAFFTKSKELHPDRDPGNPALHSRFVELNEAYRVLSREQTRRSYDHQLRSASSPKSPGTTAHPKSAQQTQSSSWEPPNAQYWAQFHDVRPQGPQTRQQQYKHNQRVLGYCLLLMLAGMGLHYAAFRHCWGKVPTYVIQREILEQGGGGFRNCRNWSIRVNTKGLAGSWSRYTGASWMRRIGSSQPSTTTRGPGPGPTEPGSSRSAGKGSSSRYPLGIPKVQGLCLPAPAPEGLT; encoded by the exons ATGAGAGCTCGGGGGCGGTACCTGCGGAGGTGCAGGAAATGGCGGCGACTGCGGAGTTC ctgtcctccagcCGCCATGCTGCCCCTGTTGCCCCTGCGCCTCTGCCGGCTGTGGCCCCGCAGCCCTCCCACCCGGCTCCTCGCAGCGGCCTCTGGGCAGCG GTCTGGCCCCAGGAATTATTATGAACTATTGGGCGTGCATCCTGGTGCCAGCGCTGAAGAAGTTAAACGAGCTTTCTTTACCAAGTCCAAGGAG CTGCATCCTGACCGAGACCCTGGGAACCCGGCCCTGCACAGCCGTTTTGTGGAGCTGAATGAGGCATATCGTGTGCTCAGCCGTGAGCAGACCCGCCGAAGCTATGACCACCAGCTCCGATCAGCTAGCTCCCCCAAATCTCCAGGGACCACAGCCCATCCCAAGTCTGCCCAACAAACACAGAG CAGCTCCTGGGAACCTCCCAATGCACAATACTGGGCCCAGTTTCATGATGTAAGGCCACAGGGGCCCCAGACGAGGCAGCAGCAGTACAAACACAATCAGCGGGTCCTGGGGTACTGCCTCCTGCTCATGCTGGCTGGCATGGGCCTGCACTATGCTGCTTTCAG GCACTGTTGGGGCAAGGTTCCTACATATGTAATACAGAGAGAGATCCTGGAACAGGGTGGAGGAGGCTTCAGGAACTGCAGGAACTGGAGTATCAGGGTTAACACCAAAGGTCTTGCAGGAAGTTGGAGCAGATACACCGGAGCTTCATGGATGAGAAGGATCGGATCATCACAGCCATCTACAACGACACGCGGGCCAGGGCCAG GGCCAACAGAGCCAGGCTCCAGCAGGAGCGCCGGCAAAGGCAGCAGCAGCCGCTACCCTCTGGGCATCCCCAAGGTCCAGGGATTGTGCCTCCCAGCACCGGCCCCTGAGGGGCTCACCTAG
- the Dnajc4 gene encoding dnaJ homolog subfamily C member 4 isoform X5 — MAATAEFLSSSRHAAPVAPAPLPAVAPQPSHPAPRSGLWAALHPDRDPGNPALHSRFVELNEAYRVLSREQTRRSYDHQLRSASSPKSPGTTAHPKSAQQTQSSSWEPPNAQYWAQFHDVRPQGPQTRQQQYKHNQRVLGYCLLLMLAGMGLHYAAFRHCWGKVPTYVIQREILEQGGGGFRNCRNWSIRVNTKGLAGSWSRYTGASWMRRIGSSQPSTTTRGPGPGPTEPGSSRSAGKGSSSRYPLGIPKVQGLCLPAPAPEGLT; from the exons ATGGCGGCGACTGCGGAGTTC ctgtcctccagcCGCCATGCTGCCCCTGTTGCCCCTGCGCCTCTGCCGGCTGTGGCCCCGCAGCCCTCCCACCCGGCTCCTCGCAGCGGCCTCTGGGCAGCG CTGCATCCTGACCGAGACCCTGGGAACCCGGCCCTGCACAGCCGTTTTGTGGAGCTGAATGAGGCATATCGTGTGCTCAGCCGTGAGCAGACCCGCCGAAGCTATGACCACCAGCTCCGATCAGCTAGCTCCCCCAAATCTCCAGGGACCACAGCCCATCCCAAGTCTGCCCAACAAACACAGAG CAGCTCCTGGGAACCTCCCAATGCACAATACTGGGCCCAGTTTCATGATGTAAGGCCACAGGGGCCCCAGACGAGGCAGCAGCAGTACAAACACAATCAGCGGGTCCTGGGGTACTGCCTCCTGCTCATGCTGGCTGGCATGGGCCTGCACTATGCTGCTTTCAG GCACTGTTGGGGCAAGGTTCCTACATATGTAATACAGAGAGAGATCCTGGAACAGGGTGGAGGAGGCTTCAGGAACTGCAGGAACTGGAGTATCAGGGTTAACACCAAAGGTCTTGCAGGAAGTTGGAGCAGATACACCGGAGCTTCATGGATGAGAAGGATCGGATCATCACAGCCATCTACAACGACACGCGGGCCAGGGCCAG GGCCAACAGAGCCAGGCTCCAGCAGGAGCGCCGGCAAAGGCAGCAGCAGCCGCTACCCTCTGGGCATCCCCAAGGTCCAGGGATTGTGCCTCCCAGCACCGGCCCCTGAGGGGCTCACCTAG